In Arachis hypogaea cultivar Tifrunner chromosome 17, arahy.Tifrunner.gnm2.J5K5, whole genome shotgun sequence, a single window of DNA contains:
- the LOC140180642 gene encoding LOW QUALITY PROTEIN: uncharacterized protein (The sequence of the model RefSeq protein was modified relative to this genomic sequence to represent the inferred CDS: substituted 2 bases at 2 genomic stop codons) has translation MNIIKVEKQQKVRGLRTSSNPTSRSDSRGANFGEKTGSKPTESMKKPTDQHRKMHLPNSTSKPLAQHHGYEDMLHVDDATDNDDIEYVVSGEALVTRRILNVQAKDNHLKQHENIFHTKVLLGDKVGLMIIDARSHTNVASSTLITKLGLKCTKHPNPYKLEWLSDVGELKYDRRMVNDGFTNQYSITYLGKKITLAPLSPKEVNLEMSFRGEMPPFLPLLXGIEHXIDFVPGSSIPNRPAYRTNPEETKEMKRQVKNLLAKGFVRESMSPCAVPVLLVPKKDGSWRMCVDRRAVNKITVKYHHLIPRLDVMLDEFHGFVIFTKIDLRRGYHQIRMKLGDEWKTAFKTKYGLYELLVMPFGLTNAPSTFIRLMNHVLRELLGFVISSEGIEVDDEKVKAIGEWPTPQSGQGKLNKRYAKWIEFLESFPYIIAYKQGKENMVANALSRRYSLITTLTSKLLDFGCMKELYATDSNFASIYAACEHGSHNKFYKHDGFLFQGNRICVPTCSIRELLVLESHSGGLMGHFGMHKTLDVLSEHFY, from the exons ATGAACATTATCAAAGTGGAAAAACAGCAAAAGGTGAGAGGATTGCGTACTTCTTCCAACCCTACTTCAAGGTCGGATTCTAGAGGTGCTAATTTCGGGGAAAAGACTGGATCCAAACCTACCGAATCGATGAAGAAACCTACAGACCAGCACAGAAAGATGCACCTGCCTAATTCCACTTCTAAACCTCTTGCACAGCATC ATGGGTATGAGGACATGCTACATGTGGATGATGCTACAGATAATGATGATATAGAGTATGTTGTTAGTGGCGAGGCCCTTGTTACTAGGCGGATCTTAAATGTACAAGCCAAGGACAATCATCTAAAACAGCATGAGAACATCTTTCATACAAAGGTTTTATTGGGAGATAAGGTTGGACTTATGATCATTGATGCTAGAAGTCATACAAACGTTGCTAGCTCTACATTGATCACAAAATTGGGGTTGAAATGCACCAAACACCCTAACCCTTACAAACTAGAGTGGCTAAGTGATGTTGGTGAACTGAAG TATGATAGGAGGATGGTCAATGATGGTTTCACAAACCAATACTCCATTACTTACCTTGGGAAGAAGATTACCCTTGCACCTTTATCCCCTAAAGAAGT GAATTTAGAGATGTCTTTCCGGGGGGAGATGCCCCCATTTTTACCTCTGTTATGAGGCATTGAGCATTAGATTGACTTTGTCCCTGGATCCAGCATTCCAAACCGGCCAGCTTACCGGACCAATCCTGAGGAGACAAAGGAAATGAAACGGCAAGTTAAGAACCTTTTGGCAAAGGGTTTTGTGAGAGAAAGCATGAGTCCTTGTGCTGTTCCGGTACTATTGGTGCCCAAGAAGGATGGCTCATGGAGGATGTGTGTTGACCGCAGAGCTGTAAACAAGATTACAGTAAAGTATCACCATCTTATTCCTAGACTTGATGTTATGCTTGATGAATTTCACGGTTttgttatttttactaaaatagatTTAAGAAGAGGTTATCATCAAATACGAATGAAACTTGGTGATGAATGGaaaacagctttcaaaactaAATATGGTTTGTATGAGTTGTTAGTTATGCCATTTGGTTTGACTAATGCACCTAGTACATTCATAAGATTAATGAATCATGTTTTGCGAGAACTTTTAG GTTTTGTGATAAGTTCCGAAGGGATTGAGGTAGATGACGAGAAGGTGAAGGCTATTGGAGAATGGCCCACACCTCAAAGT GGCCAAGGGAAGCTGAACAAGAGATATGCAAAATGGATAGAATTTCTTGAATCCTTTCCATACATAATCGCCTATAAGCAAGGTAAAGAGAATATGGTTGCTAATGCATTATCTAGAAGGTATTCCTTAATCACAACCCTTACTTCTAAGCTATTAGATTTTGGGTGTATGAAGGAATTGTATGCAACCGATTCTAATTTTGCCTCTATCTATGCTGCATGTGAACATGGTTCACATAACAAATTCTATAAACATGATGGTTTTCTTTTTCAGGGTAATAGGATTTGTGTACCTACTTGTTCTATTAGGGAGCTACTTGTTCTAGAATCACATAGTGGGGGTTTGATGGGTCATTTTGGTATGCATAAGACTTTGGATGTATTATCTGAGCATTTTTACTAG